tattttttctattcaattttttttactcctATTCGGATAGAATGAACTCATGATTATGAGCATGACGAATAACATCAAAAAtcccaaatttgaaaaaaaaaaaacaactacagTAGTTTTTCCAATTTGGGATATTGAATAAAATGGCCCATTTGTAATAAGGTTTTTAATTCTGAGTTAAGTGTGAATGAAGGAACCTATTAACGCTTCCACCACTGTTCCAGTTGATTACGCTCTTGAGCAAAAGGAAACGCTGCGCACGCACATCCAGCTTGGTTAAGCTgcgtgtatgtttttttttatagcataGCAGTGGCAataaagcatacggcccgcctgatggtaagcagtcaccatagcatatggatgcctgcaattcctgaggagttacatgcacgttgccgaccctaacagtCCACACCTTCTTTGAGCTCTatcaaccttactcaccggcaggaacacaacactatgagtagggtctagtgttatttggctgcggttttctgtaaagtggaggtacttccccagttcggctctgctctagaatctgctgtgctgtgccctaccacacaaatcgTGATGCCATTTACAGATACCTCTCTTACCTCTTTTTGGCAACTGACATAATAACTGAAATAATAACAAagaaataattcaaattatttcTTGATTTTAGGATTTCGTATTTCTCatatattctttattcgttGAGGTAgactctgaccacgctaacttttCACGAACTTGGCAGTAAAACTGCATACATAGTCATATTTCTATAAGCTCCATATTTGAATCAGCACTTGGCGTAAAAACAACATGATCCGACTCTAGTTACCTATAGGTGTGTGCAAGACCGCATTGTATAATGATTTAATGAAGTTGTTACTGCATTCTTAATCGTCCGTACTGCTGTTTAACCCAACAGGTAGCGATAGTAACGATTTAACGTACGTTAAGAccaagaatattattatttaacacatttaatATGTGTTAATTGCCTTCTGAGAATTTACTGTATTACTTCACTGGAACTTGTAGttagtacaaatattttttcttcaaaactcATGTTGATACTCTACAACTATGTTACTTACAGCCGAACCCATGATGTATCAATCCAATCATCTTCGTCAACTATCAGCTTGATACTcaaccgttttattttttatttcagacatgGAAGACGAGTGCTACCCCGCTATCCCCGCCAGCGCGTGGAGCCGGCGGCGTTCCAGCGACTCCCTCATGGAGGTGAAGGCCGAGCCCAAGTCAGAGCCCGAGTCGCCCGCCTCGTCCTGCCCCCCCTCGCCCACCCCCGGCACGCCTGTGACACACCTCGACTACGTTATTGACCACACAGTGAGTGTCCTCCTTACTTGGTTGTCACACGCGCTTGCTGACACCGACAAAGACACCATTTTGCATCGATAATGACGTCGACCCTTCAAGATTAACAGTCAACCCGTATGTTGCTAAGTCAACGCGTGCCATCGACGATCCGCGAGTTGAGGATTACCTCTATTGTTGGTATTATAGGTGTAGGTTTCTAAACTGGTAGGCTGGTAGGTAAGGTGGTAAGGATTATACAATCTATGATATGGAACCGGTGTTCTAGCGACTCATGGAGGTGAAGACCAAGTCCAAGTCACACCCACCTCGACTACGTTATTGATTACAGTGAGTTGCTTTCTTATTTGGACGTATTTCTTACGATGTAATACGGCCAGTTGGTTGCCATACGCTGTTACCAATACTGACTACACCATTTACATAAAAACAATTTCGACCCGTTCAAACGGTAAACGGAAACGACGGGTTGTAGGTCTCTAAAACGGTAGGTGGATTTTTCAACGAGAGATCTGTTTGTAAGAACTATTGGAACTATATAATCTGTAGTGTTTATAGCCGGTGCTCCAGCGACTCCCACATGGGGGTGAAGGTCAAAGAAGTCGTATTTCAATGAGAAACATCTGTCTATTTGTTTAAACCCtaatacagggtggacaaataagaatgatacactttgtttttaaattttaattacaagaagtggaaattttattaaatattttttcataaatatattattcagggttggcatttgtatacggaagataatttctgccaaatgtctaccactagcagcaagcaattttatctcaaatatttctgttgtttaaaacacgtggtttgctcgattaattttgaaaaaaagtgacagtgattggcacccgaATTCCCCAAATGTTGCacctcttgacttatttctggggggctatctaaaattacgtgtctatgctaacgagctgatgaaatttaaacagttaaaaccgagtattcgacacaaatgtactaagataatgccaaaaatgtgcgaatagatgctgaacattgggatgataagggcttacatttgcctgctgttagaggtggacatatgtcagacattatgtttcgcatgaatttgccaaccctgaagaatatatttttaaaacaatacttaataatttttgaacttaatacagttaaaatttaaaaacaaaatgtatacttcttatttggccaccctgtataaTCATTAATCATGGAGTCAGCGGCGGTCGAGTATATTCCAAATCAGAGCGGTTCGAACCCTGGCTCGCTCGAATGAGTTTCTTAAAACTTATGGACAAAACAACCTTTGACACTTGCTTGTTACTCttcagtaaataaatatacgaaGGAAAcaggtttaataaaaaaagtcctGGGTTTTAGAAGATCAGATCGGCAGTCACTTTCGGGGAGATCAACACCTGCGTTAGTTTTTCGGCCTCAATGTGTTCGACCCTACGTCAAGACTGCCTTCTAAATATGGAATCAGAAGGAGCATTCCATGGGCTGTCCCGTTCAGACGCTTTTTATTTCCTTTGTTGCGACTTTTTTCTTGGCGTTTAAAGCAGTCAAATTTTTGACCATTAGCCACAGAAAAAGAAACTCTTTTACCAACAAATCTTCAGAGAcggtagacaatttcatggaatgctctAGAAAAGTCGTCGTTGTGATTATAAAATCCTACAGCAAAGTATCCGGTCAAGCCTCTAATAATGTcgctcaaaatcaaaatgaagcagcggtacagtcgccatcagatatatcggagcggccaaggtgttctcaaatatctgaacatgccttaacaatagaggcgtgatcagatatttgtgaccacctcgggcgctccgatatatctgatggcgactgttttattttttgcgaGTACTCTCAGTACCATCATAAACatatatagttttaatatcatatcatatcacatTGATTACAACGAAATACAGTTACTTTATGGCCTCTTAAATGCTCACAAGTGAGAATAATCTTTATGACAATAGCATAAGACCCAATTTGTCTTGGCCGAATGTAAATATATTCCTCGTGTAGTTTGATTCTTAGATTCATAATTAGTAACCAAGAGACCCTAAATATAAGGTCACGATAGGTCAATCACCTCAGATCAGGTAGCTACTTTCACCACGCGATTTTTCAGTACAGACCTGTTCATAAATACCTTTACATACGTTTTTTTGCTTATTACGATGGAGTAAGGTTCgttattgtatacatatttatgaatacaaTAAGGTTGGAAGGTAATTATCGAGCTTTTCCCAGAAATGTTTGGAAACGAGAGCAGATCGCTGACGAGATATCGGAAACATAATAAGCTGGTTAAGGGAAGGTCACACAGCCGCAGGTAACAAcgcagaaaaatattaaatcgcTTCGCGTCGCTTCAGTCGCGggtataaaagtaaattataaaatcgtcaggtgacaagcaaaactcactaattaccatcAGAAATTCATAGCCATAGAACTACTGAAATGAGGTTGAATTTATTcagttattttttagtaattagtgagttttgctggTCAGCTGACGAAATACTAGTATACAGTTCGtgacatccacgatgacgcgcagattagaCAAGGGACAgtcgtcttcgtgaatgacatgatctataatTCACATTTtctctcaaacttgctatgaaatgaagACATGACTTAcatcaaattaggtccggaaatactacatatcaggtgcgatgagtgaagatgatatgtaaaggaatttcatactgccttacacacctaggactgtaaagcaaccttcttttgttttttaacgtcaaattgtgacacaacgtcttggcatccaaccatcaactagcttctaccatcagttagcttggtacggtgatctgttgtgcatattcgttgctaagcaacggcggtggcgcatcgagctggcgcgcggacttacgcgcgtaaggttgtacaccgctggtagagtggacgccacaaaacaaattgactacatttttttgttttgattgcaagtttgagaaaagcactatacatatctcggcgagaaaggGGGTTGCcagccgcgtatctctatcctatctctatatatctacttggcctgcaaccctacgtttctcggcctctatagtaatgcaCTAATAGACAAATCTATAGTTTCTGGAGGATTCCTTATTAACTAATTTCTTTAGATTGGTGCTACTATGAGAATAGTAAAACACAGTAATAAAATCACGTTTCCAACCTGCTTCCTGTGTGACCGACGCTTAACTGTGTCTTTGAAATACGATTAACAAGTCGGCGACCTTTTCGTACAGAATTCCGGACATAATTAAGGGTAGTTAGCCGGAACGGTTCATTTTTGATGAACTCTAATAACCCCTTCCTTTAAGTTTTAAAGGGTTAACTCGGTTAGCTCCTTTAAGCATCCTATTCTGTACatttgtttgattttaaaatatgccAACTTTTAAAGGTTCTAATAAAATTGATCGAATAAGAATTCTtagaatacaaataatttaacgttttataaattattttaagctgGTCCCGTATGGTTCAATTTGCATACAGTGTTTTGCATGTTTATTGCGaaagttattattataaacaatagTATTTCAATACTTGATTTTCGCAAAAACTTCAACCTATGTTCTTCatttttgtgaaaaataaattagttgattaatagataaaacaaaattgcataaaaatataagtgcgtgagaaaatatataaaacattatttgtaACATTTGTACTGTAAGGATTGACTATCCATTTAAAAGTAGCCTTTCTAAAAAAAAGCTTATTTACATACAAGCTTATTACATATTTGTAtgtcttaccatatctcgggaccatggagCCTCGGACCTTCGGAAGGCGTGCGTGCGGCCGAAGTCAACACAGAAGCCATTTACGACACATTAATCTAGAAGCTAGGGCTATACGTGGCAGGTACCATCCCTGGGCGCATGATATGATACATccggtgataataaataaataaataataaaataaatattatacgacattattacacaaattgactaagtcctacagtaaactcaataaggcttgtgttgggggtacttagacaacgatatatataatatataaatatttataaatacttaaatacatagaaaacacccatgactcaggaacaaatatccatgctcatcacacgaataaatgcccttaccaggatttgaacccgggaccatcagcttcgtaggcagggtcactacccactaggccaaaccggtcgtctaacccgccaggggcccatttcgcgaacggtattagtctaatattattagtgtgttgccatggtaacccatacgacttgacagttcgtggactaataatgtTAGTCTAATACAGTTCTAGAAATGGGCCcatggttcgagaaatgggccccagggtGCAAAGACTATTATTAttagagtatttaaattaaccaAACTCCTTTATGGTTCCAGACGGGAACCATACACATGCCACAAGCCGTTCTGCAAAAAGTGGGTGCAGCGGGCGTGCCACAACTGCTGCTCAGTGCCGCGCCAAGGCTCGCCAACACGCTCAACTCCAACAAATTGTCTATCAAGGTCACATCCAGCTCAGGATCTGGTacgtactcgtattttaatttacatcGAATTCACTGTTCTGGGGGCCAAGCGACCGATATCGTAATCTCTTCctatcattcttccatattagtcCGGCAGACAGTTTTGTTTTATTAGCTACGGAGCGTAATCGATTGGCATCCTAGCTACGCACCCCGATCTTAATTCGAACTATATTATGGTATAGCACTTTTTTCTCATTATGATGTcggttaaaaaatgtaaatccTAAGTGTCTCGCTTAGCAGCGATAGGATGAAGGTTACAGAAAGTCACAAGTCCGAATTTCGCATGTGGGGGTAAAGAAACCATGATGCCATCATATTATTGTGCCTAATTCAACAATAATTTTCCGAATGCAAGTACACGAGTTACTTTTAAAAATGGGTATATCTAATCCATACAACTAGAGATGTTCATATTTGAAGTTTCCTCGATTTTTTCAAGATCCCACATTAGACTGGCATGACTACAATGAGAATGGAATCAAATGAagtgtctttttatttaaagaaatccAAATTGACACACTAAAACAACTGACTTTGAAAACCTTGAACCCGTAAGGCATGAAGGTTTCAGAAATtctgcaaaattgaaccctatcgctttggaataaagtttaaaatcaaGTAATGATATTCCTAATAActgttaagtatttttgtaaatgTTGAATCGGTTAGCAGGCTTCCACCTGCCGCCGACGCCGCCGTCGTCGCTGTCGTCGTCGGACAGCGAGGGCGCGCTGTCGCCGGCGCGCGAggcggccgcgcccgcgccgccgccgccgcgccgcgcgcaccTCTACCTGCCGCACCACTCGCGCCAGCCCATCAACACGCCGCTCATCAGCACGCAGCCGGTAAGCCACGTCATTTATCGAGCGAACGCGAGTCAAGCCACTCCGTTGCTGATCAAACGCCTTCGTAtgtgggtcatacacattttttagAAAACTCGTTCGCGTTCCGTCTTTCCTGTACACCTAAAGCAAATTTTTACTTGGTATCtttacttgagactcaaataagaaaaatggGCATGTACCAGTCGTTAACTTTGGTTGTATTGTCCagagaagtgacctttttctaaaatgtgtttgacccataTCCGACTGGTCGGTCAGGTCGTATTCCTCGAGCGATTTTCGTgggatttttacaagcttttatttaactcgcCCTGTTAATAAGCACCTATGTGTCTGTGGGTGAaatttggaagctaaatttgacccacttcccgatttccaattgagctgaaaatttgcatacatgtatagtcgagtgacaatgcaatattatggtaccatcgggCTGATCTCATAATGGGCACacgaggtagccataggaattCTGTGATGAAAAGACGTAATCTAAATGTGTTTCgagttttttataattgtctcaatgagtttTTTTAGTTGCCTGTGCTAAGAAAGTAcagagataaaagcttgtaccaaaaattgaatttttgccaaaaacttatttagatcGGAGTTTTTTGTTCGATTCAGTTTTGGATATataaaatggcggagccatggcAGTTCATTAGGTCCACAgttcaaagatttttttgtaaagaTAGTTACAGAACTTTAGCCGCCGAATTAGGAATGAGGAGACCCGCAAGAGATCTAATGTCGTTGATATAGCCAATATAGAAAGTTGCCCGACTTATATAGAACGGATGGCCAGTTGGACAGACAAGTTCTTAAATCACCTTAGGACCCATCAAAATAGGTCGTCATGGGGATCATTGTGGAAAGCCTATGTCTAACATGATACGTCTATCGGCtgatataataaattaagtaattcaAACGTATACCTGCTGGCCGCACACTCGAATTTGTTGATAATAAATGCAATATCGCCATTATCttaattagaatagaatagaatagaattatatttattcagacaacacatcaattattacaaagaagataatacattaacaacaacaagaatttaaaaaaaaagaaacagtggAAGTTGAATAGTACAGAACAAATAGGATGTGAGgctgaaatggtctccactcagcattgCAGTTGGCACGACTAAGCGTTGTCAACGGCGCTGGTTTTCTGTGGAGCCAGTGAGGTGAGCGGAACGGCATACTGCGCGACTTGTGtgacagataataataaataatcagttatCAAAggcaatatcaaataaaaatacttataaataacagCTGTTAAGGTACAcatattatacattatacatgcGAGTTCATTATATTGCAGTAACCAGATATTTACTTGGGGGTTAATCATATTTAGGAACTGAGGCTATGTAGAATGATGCCCTTAGGCAGCAATACCCTGTTGAGCTATCAGGTGTGTTTTTAGTTTAGATTTGAAGCTACTAACAGTTGTGCTCTCCCAAATAGGAGGTGGAAGGTTGTTCCAGCACTTCGTGGCAGCATAACGaaaactgccacgaaatgcAGCGGTATTGTGCCTTGGGCAAATCAGTCGGGGAACACACCTAATACGACGCTGGTAGAAGACCATCTTTTCATGCAAATATGTGGGTTTCTTACTGTTGCAAATACCAAATAAAAGTGTGGCAAAATGTTGGGTACGTCGACCATCCATATTTAAAAGTTTGTTCATATTGAGATAGGGAGTAATATGGGATCGATTAATTTGGGAAAAAGTATCTCAATTTAAACAATTTTGTAATTAGTTCACgctaatttaaaacataatttattgtacTGAATTGCCTATTGAACTTAACTGctaattcataaatattttcttcCCATTGCAGAAAGGGTCAACAGGCCAACTGGTGCTCACAGAAGAAGAGAAGCGCACACTCCTGGCAGAGGGATACCCCGTGCCTACGCGTCTGCCACTCACCAAGGCCGAAGAGAAATCCCTCAAGAAAATCAGAAGGAAAATCAAGAACAAGGTACcgacaataaataattagatCTCCTACCATTATCGCCTACCATTCTTTAATTCAAAGACAAATAATTTCCCAAgaaaatcaaattaatataGAACATGATAAAAGCATCAATTAACAAACGATTTCTAGTAGTTTACTATTTCCATCCATAAATCCATTtagaaaattaaaagaaaaacaagcATAGAGCAATAGTTTCTAATATTAGTTTATTACTTGCAACGCCTATCATTCTTcaagttaaaaatgtattaaattatttccgtttaatcttaaaaaaaaaggaaaatgaaCAGGATTTTTCAAACACGTCTGTGAAAACAATAAGTAAACGAGCCTTAAATAATGTTACAGCAAAACGGGCATTTGCTGAGTTtttttacgtatatacatactGTAATAAGAAGCAGTGCATGTAAGTACATCGGCAGATAAGAAAATCAGTAGGAAATATGGTACAAGGTGCAAACAATTTGTTTTCTAGTGCTTTAATGAGTGATTGATGGCAGACATATATGATTACCGTATTCAGCTGTAATCGGTGTAATTAAGTTCAATTAAAGTCAATCATATAAATTCTCTTTCACGTTTTTTGCTAACATTTAATAGTAATATATTGATGCCGCATACCAAATCTCATTACAATTGCTGGTTGTTATCattgaaaatacctattctgGTCAAAACCTCTTCATactcttttttaattattttaatgtctcATTTTAAAAGCTGCTGCATTTATGACAAGCTGCTGCATCTATTAATGAATGacacctttatttatttttgctataCGTAGTAAAATCGCTCTTTTGTTTTTCAGATATCAGCACAAGAAAGCAGACGCAAAAAGAAGGAATACATGGACCAACTAGAGAGGAAGGTTGAAATTCTCGTGTCCGAGAACTCCGACTACAGAAAAAGGGTAGAGACCCTGGAGCAGAAAAACGCAAGTCTCCAAAGCCAACTGGCCGCTCTGCAGGCGCTCGTGACGCGGAATGCACGCAAGTGACGTCATTGTGAAGAGTGTGACGTCGCGCTACGCTTTCCTTAAGGCCTCAACGGTTATAGTCTGAATTTATACTGTTATAGTGTGATTGGTCATAGATTATGAGAGGTGACGACTGTCTTTTGATGGCACAGTTATAAGTCCAAATGGCATTCTTACAAATTCGTATTGACCAAGTCTGGCTCTAAAAGACGTTTTGCTTACTAGGGAATTAGCCGTCAGCTAAATGCCGCTTTTATATGACCCTACTTACTAGTAATTTCTGTCCtgtttttcttcatacaaatcAACTCATCTATTTTAGTCATTTTATAAATcatttcctttaatttttcgTGAACGCTCAAGCATGATATAAATCAATCAAAAGACACTTGTCATTTCTCGAAGTTGTAGGTATTTGGCTACGCTGAGTCGTAATATCAGTCATAATATATATCTATGTGTACTCAAAGTTCATATATATATCGAATTTTGATGTCTCGTCTTGTAAATTTCTTAGTAAACCAGACTAACGATTAATGTcataacttatttaaataatgtaggtGAATTTTTTTCTAACATAAAAATCGACCGGCAAGCCAATTTTTgacaatgtatgtatatttggaAGT
Above is a genomic segment from Cydia pomonella isolate Wapato2018A chromosome 4, ilCydPomo1, whole genome shotgun sequence containing:
- the LOC133517337 gene encoding cyclic AMP response element-binding protein A isoform X2 — translated: MESYFDISNDLKDVWDADIDPEMDNVLDEDESDWLIERESKSGVVLHDRLMTDAALGAVPIKTEHSYSLHSDGESAPPSPHHTKVDDMEDECYPAIPASAWSRRRSSDSLMEVKAEPKSEPESPASSCPPSPTPGTPVTHLDYVIDHTTGTIHMPQAVLQKVGAAGVPQLLLSAAPRLANTLNSNKLSIKVTSSSGSGFHLPPTPPSSLSSSDSEGALSPAREAAAPAPPPPRRAHLYLPHHSRQPINTPLISTQPKGSTGQLVLTEEEKRTLLAEGYPVPTRLPLTKAEEKSLKKIRRKIKNKISAQESRRKKKEYMDQLERKVEILVSENSDYRKRVETLEQKNASLQSQLAALQALVTRNARK
- the LOC133517337 gene encoding cyclic AMP response element-binding protein A isoform X1, with protein sequence MESYFDISNDLKDVWDADIDPEMDNVLDEDESDWLIERESKSGVVLHDRLMTDAALGAVPIKTEHSYSLHSDGESAPPSPHHTKVDDMEDECYPAIPASAWSRRRSSDSLMEVKAEPKSEPESPASSCPPSPTPGTPVTHLDYVIDHTTGTIHMPQAVLQKVGAAGVPQLLLSAAPRLANTLNSNKLSIKVTSSSGSAGFHLPPTPPSSLSSSDSEGALSPAREAAAPAPPPPRRAHLYLPHHSRQPINTPLISTQPKGSTGQLVLTEEEKRTLLAEGYPVPTRLPLTKAEEKSLKKIRRKIKNKISAQESRRKKKEYMDQLERKVEILVSENSDYRKRVETLEQKNASLQSQLAALQALVTRNARK
- the LOC133517337 gene encoding cyclic AMP response element-binding protein A isoform X3, with translation MLEMDNVLDEDESDWLIERESKSGVVLHDRLMTDAALGAVPIKTEHSYSLHSDGESAPPSPHHTKVDDMEDECYPAIPASAWSRRRSSDSLMEVKAEPKSEPESPASSCPPSPTPGTPVTHLDYVIDHTTGTIHMPQAVLQKVGAAGVPQLLLSAAPRLANTLNSNKLSIKVTSSSGSAGFHLPPTPPSSLSSSDSEGALSPAREAAAPAPPPPRRAHLYLPHHSRQPINTPLISTQPKGSTGQLVLTEEEKRTLLAEGYPVPTRLPLTKAEEKSLKKIRRKIKNKISAQESRRKKKEYMDQLERKVEILVSENSDYRKRVETLEQKNASLQSQLAALQALVTRNARK